In Actinopolyspora saharensis, the genomic window GAGCTGCATCATCTCCGCACCGCCGAGGTCGTGGGGTGGCGGCACGGCACCGATTCCCTGGCGGAGCACCGTGAACGGGCCGAGGAGCTCGCTCGTGAGTTCGAGGAGGCGGGCGCCGAGGTCGAGGCGGGTGCGGACCGGGAGCGGATGTTTCCCGCGCGGCCCGGCGGTCAGTGCGCGGCGTGCGAGTTCCGGAAGCACTGCCCGGAAGGGCAGCGGGCCACTCCGGAGGTCGACCCCTGGGCGCTGCTCGGGGAGTGAGTCGTGCGAGTCGATCGGAGCCGGTGAGGACGAGGCAATGCGGGCATCATCTGGTCAACCTGCCGAGGACGTCGCGGCGGGGGTGCGCGGTACGGAGGGGCTCGGGGAAATGTCCACACGGCCTTCGTTCGGAGCGCCCGCGCAGGTGGACGTCGCAGGGGAGCCCGCACGGGGGAGCGGACTGATGGGAACGGTGCTGCGCGGAGTGTCCGGAGCTCTGGTCGCCGGGATGCTGGTGCTGGCGGTGACTTTGACCGGCGTCCAGTTCTGGGGACTCGGGAAGGGCGGCATCGGACCGGGCTGGTTCATCGTCGGCGGGCACTGGGGCGTCGCGCTCGTGGCGCTGTTCCTGCAGGTGCGTGCCGACCGCGGGCGGAGTCCGGCCCGCGCGTTCCAGGCGCTCTGCGCCGCTCTGGTCGTGCTCCTGAGCCTGACCTACTGGTGGTGGCTCTGATCCGGCTTTCCGCGCGCGTCCTGCGGGGCACAGCCGGAACTACCGGACCGCGCGTCGCGGCGAGGCGTTGCCGCGCCGTGAGCGGTGGAAGGGCCGGGCCCCTCACCGGTAGGCGAACAGCCGGTCCCCGCGCTGCTCCAGCACCGTTCTCCCGACCACCTCGGGGAAGACGACCCGGGAGTCGCCCGCCCGGTCCAGCGCCAGCGTTCTGAGCCGCTCACCGGATGCGGGGTCGTGCACGGCCAGGCCGTCCCGCACGGGGAGCAGGAGCTCGTCGGCCATCCGCGTGGCGGGACCGAGCGTGTCGCGGGCCGTCCACACCGGGGTGAGCCGGTCCCCCTCGAGGGCGACGGTGTCCCGTCCCGTGTACCAGTAGACGTCCCCGCTCCGCGTTGTCGGTTCGATGTGGACGTTGGCGCCGCTGTCCGGAAGCTCTCCGAGCCGTACCGCGTAGCTCTCCCGCAGCGCGCCGGACATGTCGTAGACCGCCAGCCGCTGGCGGTCCCGCAGTGCCACGGCGACCCGCTCCCCGGTCACCGCGACCACGCTGGCCCGCTCGCTGCTCAGCACGGTGCTCATCACTTCTTCGGGCTGCTCGTTGTCCTCGGGGTGGGCCTTGAGCACGGTCACCCGGTCCCCGGGCGAGTCGGCGCACTCGGCTATGACGGCGACCCGCCGATCGCCGACGGCGGTTCCCGAGTAGTCGCAGTCCGGGCGGCGCAGGTTGTTGTCCGGGATCTTGATGTCGGTGGGGATGCCGTACTGCTGGGTGCGCACCAGATCGGAGCGCCAGGTCTCCAGGAACCCGCTTCCGGTGGCGGTCACGTAGTTGCCGTCGGAGAGCAGGCGGGTCCCCGGGCTCATCCCGCTGTTGCGCTGCGGTTCGCGGCTGCCGTCCGAACCGTTCAGCGAGGTGACGGCGTTGCAGTGGTCGCCGGTGCGGTAGACCGCGATCGCGCGTTCCCACTCGGCCCCGACGGTGCACAGGCTCTTGTCCCTGCTGTAGCGCCACCGGACGTCGCCGCTGGCCGGGTCGCGCCCGAGCACCTCACCGTCTTGACCGGTCACCACGGTGGGGCCGGCCAAAACGGGGTGCGGGGTGGCGGAGCTGGGGGCTTGCCACACCTGCTCCACCCGCTCGGGCACCGTCCGCGCCGGGGCCGCGGGGGAGACGGGCTCGCTCGCCGTGCTCAACTCGGTGGCCCGAGCGGAGCTGAACCACCAGAGGGTGACCGCCCCGCCCAGAACGGCGATGGTGAGCACGAGTGCCGTGGCGATGTCGCCCTTCGTGCGTCGCTCCGGCCGTACCAATGTCACCCCGGTTGTCGCTCGTCCGACAGGTCCTCGCACGTGAGACTACGAGGTCGCGCGGGCCGGTTCGCCTCGAGGGTCGGGTGCCGCCCTCGGCAGCGCCACGGCGCCGCGCTCGGGCGGCCGGTGCCTCCGGCGGGGTGAGCCGTCAGCGGAGCCGCCCGGGGGACTTCCGCTCGTGGGGACGGTGGAGCAGCACCGTCCGGGCGCGGCGTCACCGGAGTCGCCACGCCCGTGCTCGGCCGGACAGCCCCGGATCACTGACTGGTGGCGTCCGCCTTCTGCTCGGTGGCTCCGCTCTGGGAGCCACGCCTCCTGCGCACCCGCCGGCGTGCCGGACGCTGGGAGCCGCTCGCCTCCGAGCTCTGCTCGGATTCGGTCGACGTGCCGGAGGCCTGGGCCTGTTCGACGGGTTTCCCGTTCCTGGTGCGCCGCCGCTTCCTGCGTCCGTTCGGGCGGCTGTTGCCGGTCTCCTCGGACCCGTTCGCACGGGACCCGGAGGAATCACCGCGGGAGCTCTGCCGGTTCCGGCGCTTGTTGCGCTTGGGGGTGGACTCGGTGCGCTCCTCGGCCTCGGCCCCGAGTCCCACGCGGGTGCGCTTGGCCAGCGGCAGCCTGCCGCCCGCGTCGGAGGGGATGTCGAGATCGCTGAACAGGTGAGCGGAAGTGGAGTAGGTCTCGACCGGGTCGTCCATCCCCAGCCCGAGCTCCTTGCTGATCACCTTCCACCGGGTTTCCTCGTCCCAGTCGACCAGGGTGATGGCCACTCCGGTGCGCCCCGCACGTCCGGTGCGCCCGATGCGGTGGACGTAGGTCTTCGAGTCCTCGGGGCACTGCAGGTTGATCACGTGCGTGACGCCCTCGACGTCGATGCCGCGCGCGGCCACGTCGGTGGCGACCAGGATGTCGATCTTGCCGGTGCGGAAGGCGCGCAGCGCCTTCTCCCGCGCTCCCTGCCCCAGGTCGCCGTGGACGGAACCGGCCGCGAAGCCGCGCTCGTTCAGCTCGTCCGCGAGCTTCTGGGCCGAGCGCTTGGTGCGGCTGAAGATCATCGTCAGCCCGCGTCCGTTCGCCTGCAGCGCGCGGGCGAGCAGCTCGGGCTTGTCCATGGCGTGGGCGCGGTAGACGAACTGGTGGGTCCGCTCGTGCACCGCGCTCTCGTCGGACTGCTCGGCGCGTATCTGGGTCGGCTGGTGCAGGAAGTTCCTGGCGAGCTGGATGATCGCGTCCGGCATGGTCGCCGAGAAGAGCATGGTCTGCCGCTGCTCGGGCACCATTCCGAGGATGCGTTCGATGTCCGGCAGGAAGCCGAGGTCGAGCATCTCGTCGGCTTCGTCGAGCACCAGGGTGGAGACCTTGCCGAGCACCAGGTGCTGTTGTTCGGCGAGGTCGAGCAGCCGCCCCGGAGTGCCGATCACCACGTCCACCCCGGCGCGCAACCCCTCGATCTGGGGCTCGTAGGGGCGGCCTCCGTAGACCGACAGCGTGCGCACGCCGAGATACTTGGCGGCGTCCTCGATGTCCCGCGTCACCTGCATGCACAGTTCCCTGGTCGGTACCACGATCAGGGCCTGCGGGGTTCCGTCCCCGGGCAGGTTCATCTGCTGCAGGAGGGGGACGCCGAAGCCGAGGGTCTTGCCCATCCCGGTACGTGCCTGACCGATCAGGTCGGCGCCGCGCAGGGCCAGCGGCAGCGTCATCTCCTGGATCATGAACGTCCGCTCGATCCCGGCTTCCCGGAGAGCGCGGACGATCTCCTCGGAGGCCCCGAGCTCGGCGAACGTGGGGCTCTCGGAGTCCCCGGTGTTCTCCGCGTGCAGGTCACGGCCCTGCGTTTGCCTGGGCTGTCCGGAGGGGGTTCCGGGCTGTTCCGAATTGCGGGTCTGGACCGCTCGTTCCTCGTCCTCGGCGCCGGTGTGACCGGTGCTCCGGGTTTCGTTGCTCGTCAGAGTAATCGCCTCTTTCATGATCGCGCGCGCGACCGCGTGGCCGGATCGCTATCGATGCGTGGGCACGCGTTCGCGCGGCGATGTCGGTTTTGTGGCCGTACGCGGATCGCGGATTCGGCGCGACGCTCGACGTCGCCCGCCGACTCCGCCGCGGTTCGTCGCCGCGCGGTGGCGGCCTGTCGTGTGGGCGCCGGGTCCGTCGCTGCGACGTCCGCTTGCTCACGGCTTGCTCCGGCGGAGACGACTCGCGTCGCCCACCGCCGTGAGACGGCGTTCGTGTTCGGGAGGGCCCGGCACGGTTGACCGTTCTCCCCGCTGGAGTGGAAGCAACCGCCGAGGGCATCCCCGTTTCGGAATGTGGGCGTTCTCGTTCCGGCCGGTCGGACTCGGCCGTCCGGTCCGCGGAAGAACCCGCCCGCGGCTGCGCGAAGGATCCCCGGCTCGGAAGTCCATCCGGCGGTAACTCGAAGCGCACCAGCTGTCGGCACACTAACCGCTGTCGGGGCGACCCCGCACGTGCAACACTGTTCAGCGGGGTTCCATTCCCACGGTCGGGGGACCGATGGGGCGGGTGCTTGCCTGACGCCAATAAACCTCCCTTTGGGCGAGGATACCTGGCACGTCCCACCGTGAGGGGCGTGGATGGCGAACGCCACCCGTTGAGTTCCCTTCGTGCCGTTGGTTCGCCCCACTCGCCCGAAAGAAGGACTGAAGTCTCGCGACCGGGTGAGCGGCCCGGGCCGCAGCGTGCTGCGCGGTTCCG contains:
- a CDS encoding DEAD/DEAH box helicase — its product is MKEAITLTSNETRSTGHTGAEDEERAVQTRNSEQPGTPSGQPRQTQGRDLHAENTGDSESPTFAELGASEEIVRALREAGIERTFMIQEMTLPLALRGADLIGQARTGMGKTLGFGVPLLQQMNLPGDGTPQALIVVPTRELCMQVTRDIEDAAKYLGVRTLSVYGGRPYEPQIEGLRAGVDVVIGTPGRLLDLAEQQHLVLGKVSTLVLDEADEMLDLGFLPDIERILGMVPEQRQTMLFSATMPDAIIQLARNFLHQPTQIRAEQSDESAVHERTHQFVYRAHAMDKPELLARALQANGRGLTMIFSRTKRSAQKLADELNERGFAAGSVHGDLGQGAREKALRAFRTGKIDILVATDVAARGIDVEGVTHVINLQCPEDSKTYVHRIGRTGRAGRTGVAITLVDWDEETRWKVISKELGLGMDDPVETYSTSAHLFSDLDIPSDAGGRLPLAKRTRVGLGAEAEERTESTPKRNKRRNRQSSRGDSSGSRANGSEETGNSRPNGRRKRRRTRNGKPVEQAQASGTSTESEQSSEASGSQRPARRRVRRRRGSQSGATEQKADATSQ
- a CDS encoding PQQ-binding-like beta-propeller repeat protein, with translation MTLVRPERRTKGDIATALVLTIAVLGGAVTLWWFSSARATELSTASEPVSPAAPARTVPERVEQVWQAPSSATPHPVLAGPTVVTGQDGEVLGRDPASGDVRWRYSRDKSLCTVGAEWERAIAVYRTGDHCNAVTSLNGSDGSREPQRNSGMSPGTRLLSDGNYVTATGSGFLETWRSDLVRTQQYGIPTDIKIPDNNLRRPDCDYSGTAVGDRRVAVIAECADSPGDRVTVLKAHPEDNEQPEEVMSTVLSSERASVVAVTGERVAVALRDRQRLAVYDMSGALRESYAVRLGELPDSGANVHIEPTTRSGDVYWYTGRDTVALEGDRLTPVWTARDTLGPATRMADELLLPVRDGLAVHDPASGERLRTLALDRAGDSRVVFPEVVGRTVLEQRGDRLFAYR